From Gemmatimonadota bacterium, a single genomic window includes:
- a CDS encoding cytochrome c3 family protein, with the protein MRWLRWLGLVVLLLPGRVDAQISPGALAKAHQALEGATKCSQCHGPAKDAMPRLCLSCHKEVTLLVSQGRGYHAREAKTSGKSCASCHPDHAGREFAMIAWPAGGRDRFDHRGAGWALEGKHAPLACAKCHVAKYRTDPAALISPRKGSPGWMGLETACASCHATDDPHQKSLGPKCEKCHTAEAWDPAPKFDHMNSRYRLTGAHEQVTCNACHLAPTLRIAPDATGKRNPLYRPLPFAECSSCHADPHKGRLSSKCSDCHVTQGFDVLDRRGFNHSLTRYPLLGKHRQVGCDACHGRDMAKPRPVSTTCTSCHADRHAGEATLAGAVVDCAACHRVEGFAPSTFTVAQHGTARYPLGGKHRVVPCASCHKATKAPGAAAAASVTHLRVAFATCTSCHVDAHGAQLPGTACESCHSDLGWKELRYDRATHSTTTLPLEGRHAAIACTDCHSASRSGLPTFAKTTALGTAGLRFKLPETRCAACHADPHAIAGETRRRDTTLTCGDCHSATTFRPSTVGMESHARFSFALEGAHRAVPCRECHSGLPASSGVATGRASLVGASRTMPRVALGVPKGTSCASCHQTPHGTQFDARADKGRCEACHTSDRFVGTLRFDHEQQSAFSLKGAHATVPCAKCHRTEQVGGTARVIYRPVATSCESCHKAKPAGGVQ; encoded by the coding sequence TTGCGCTGGCTTCGGTGGCTTGGGCTGGTGGTTCTGTTGCTGCCGGGACGAGTGGATGCGCAGATCTCGCCGGGTGCGCTGGCGAAGGCGCACCAGGCGCTCGAAGGGGCGACCAAGTGCTCGCAGTGCCATGGCCCCGCGAAGGACGCGATGCCACGACTCTGTCTGAGTTGCCACAAGGAAGTGACGCTGCTGGTGTCGCAGGGGCGTGGGTATCACGCGCGCGAGGCGAAGACGTCGGGGAAGAGCTGCGCGTCGTGCCATCCGGACCATGCCGGTCGCGAGTTCGCGATGATCGCCTGGCCGGCCGGCGGCCGCGACCGCTTCGATCACCGCGGCGCGGGGTGGGCGTTGGAGGGGAAGCATGCGCCGCTCGCCTGCGCCAAGTGTCACGTGGCGAAGTACCGGACCGACCCGGCGGCGCTGATCTCGCCGCGAAAGGGATCACCGGGGTGGATGGGGCTGGAGACGGCCTGCGCGTCATGCCACGCCACGGACGACCCGCACCAGAAGTCGCTGGGGCCGAAGTGCGAGAAATGCCACACCGCCGAAGCATGGGATCCGGCCCCGAAATTTGATCACATGAATTCCCGATATCGTCTGACGGGGGCCCATGAGCAGGTGACCTGCAACGCCTGTCACCTCGCGCCGACACTCCGTATTGCACCGGATGCCACGGGGAAGCGGAACCCCCTGTACCGCCCCCTGCCGTTCGCCGAATGCTCGAGTTGCCATGCCGACCCGCACAAGGGACGGCTGTCATCGAAATGCAGTGATTGTCACGTTACGCAGGGGTTTGATGTGCTCGATCGTCGCGGCTTCAACCACTCGCTGACTCGCTACCCACTCCTTGGCAAGCATCGCCAGGTGGGTTGCGACGCATGTCACGGGCGGGACATGGCGAAGCCACGACCGGTCTCCACCACCTGCACCTCCTGCCATGCCGACCGGCATGCCGGGGAGGCGACGCTGGCCGGCGCGGTGGTCGACTGCGCCGCCTGCCATCGCGTCGAAGGCTTCGCCCCATCGACCTTCACCGTGGCCCAGCACGGCACGGCGCGGTACCCGCTCGGCGGCAAGCATCGCGTGGTCCCCTGCGCCTCCTGCCACAAGGCGACCAAGGCGCCCGGGGCTGCCGCGGCGGCAAGCGTGACGCACCTGCGGGTCGCCTTCGCCACCTGCACGTCGTGCCACGTCGACGCACACGGCGCGCAGCTCCCCGGGACGGCGTGCGAGAGCTGCCACAGCGATCTCGGCTGGAAGGAGCTCCGGTACGATCGGGCCACGCACAGCACGACGACACTGCCCCTCGAGGGACGGCACGCGGCGATTGCCTGCACGGATTGCCACTCGGCGTCCCGCAGCGGCCTGCCGACCTTCGCGAAGACGACCGCGCTCGGTACCGCTGGCCTCCGGTTCAAACTGCCAGAGACCCGCTGTGCCGCGTGCCACGCCGATCCGCACGCCATTGCCGGCGAGACGCGCCGTCGTGACACGACCCTCACCTGCGGCGACTGCCACTCGGCGACGACGTTCCGCCCGTCGACGGTCGGGATGGAATCGCATGCGCGGTTCTCGTTTGCCCTCGAAGGCGCCCATCGCGCGGTGCCCTGTCGAGAGTGTCACAGCGGACTGCCGGCGTCGAGCGGCGTTGCGACGGGCCGGGCGTCGCTCGTCGGGGCGTCCAGGACGATGCCACGGGTGGCGCTGGGCGTGCCGAAGGGCACCAGCTGCGCCAGCTGCCATCAGACTCCGCACGGCACGCAGTTCGACGCGAGGGCCGACAAGGGCCGGTGCGAGGCGTGCCACACCAGCGATCGCTTTGTCGGGACGCTCCGCTTCGATCATGAACAGCAATCGGCGTTTTCGCTCAAGGGGGCACATGCCACGGTTCCCTGCGCCAAGTGTCATCGCACCGAGCAGGTTGGTGGAACCGCACGGGTGATCTATCGGCCCGTCGCCACGAGCTGCGAGAGTTGTCACAAGGCCAAGCCGGCCGGAGGGGTGCAATGA